One genomic segment of Alkalicoccobacillus plakortidis includes these proteins:
- the ispG gene encoding flavodoxin-dependent (E)-4-hydroxy-3-methylbut-2-enyl-diphosphate synthase, which produces MTEITHRTKTRPVKVGNLTIGGNDEVVIQSMATTKTHDVEATVAEINRLAEAGCQIVRVACPDMKAAEAIKDIKAQISIPLVVDIHFDYKLALKAIEGGADKIRINPGNIGRREKVEAVVKAAKAKGIPIRIGVNAGSLERKILEKYGYPTADGMVESALHHIKILEDLDFHDIIVSMKASDVHLAIEAYEKAAKAFDYPLHLGITESGTLFAGTVKSAAGLGAILNMGIGNTLRISLSADPVEEVKVARELLKSFGLAANAATLISCPTCGRIEIDLISIANEVEEYIATIKAPIKVAVLGCAVNGPGEAREADIGIAGARGEGLLFRHGEIVRKVPEETMVEELKKEIDIIAEEHYRKQAAELEGSV; this is translated from the coding sequence ATGACCGAAATTACTCATCGTACAAAAACCCGTCCCGTTAAGGTCGGCAATTTAACAATTGGCGGCAATGATGAGGTCGTCATTCAAAGTATGGCAACAACAAAAACGCATGATGTCGAAGCAACAGTTGCTGAGATTAATCGACTTGCGGAAGCAGGATGTCAGATTGTTCGAGTAGCTTGTCCAGATATGAAAGCTGCTGAAGCGATTAAAGATATTAAAGCTCAAATCTCTATTCCTTTGGTTGTTGATATTCATTTTGATTATAAGCTGGCATTAAAAGCCATTGAAGGTGGAGCAGACAAAATCCGAATCAACCCAGGTAATATTGGTCGCCGCGAGAAGGTTGAGGCCGTTGTAAAAGCAGCCAAAGCAAAAGGTATTCCTATTCGTATCGGGGTTAATGCTGGATCACTTGAACGTAAGATCTTAGAGAAATATGGATATCCAACCGCTGATGGTATGGTCGAAAGTGCTCTACATCACATTAAGATCCTTGAAGACCTTGATTTTCACGATATTATCGTATCGATGAAAGCATCTGATGTTCATTTAGCGATCGAAGCTTATGAAAAAGCAGCCAAAGCGTTTGACTACCCTCTTCACTTAGGTATTACAGAGTCTGGAACTCTATTTGCCGGAACCGTTAAGAGTGCTGCTGGACTCGGTGCCATTCTTAATATGGGTATTGGTAACACTTTACGTATTTCATTAAGTGCCGATCCTGTTGAGGAAGTGAAAGTAGCACGTGAGTTGTTAAAATCATTTGGTCTTGCAGCAAATGCCGCTACACTGATTTCTTGCCCAACTTGCGGTCGAATTGAGATTGATTTAATTAGTATCGCAAACGAGGTTGAGGAGTACATCGCAACCATTAAAGCCCCAATCAAAGTTGCGGTGCTTGGATGCGCCGTAAACGGACCTGGTGAAGCTCGTGAAGCAGATATCGGGATTGCCGGAGCTCGTGGAGAAGGATTACTTTTCCGCCATGGTGAAATTGTGCGGAAGGTCCCTGAAGAAACAATGGTAGAAGAACTCAAAAAAGAGATTGATATCATTGCTGAAGAACATTATAGAAAACAAGCTGCAGAGCTTGAAGGTAGTGTTTAA
- a CDS encoding Fur family transcriptional regulator: MKVSDALDSLKKQGYKYTGKREKMIQLFSDEDRYISAKEVLEHMQSDYPGLSFDTIYRNLSLFQELDILEETELEGEKRYRITCQTHSHHHHLICLTCGRTEHFHTCPVSEETIAQQFPAFQVEGHKFEVYGTCGSCTKQSISQKA; this comes from the coding sequence ATGAAGGTATCTGATGCTTTAGATAGTTTAAAGAAACAAGGCTATAAATATACTGGTAAGCGCGAAAAGATGATTCAACTTTTTTCGGATGAAGATCGATATATCTCTGCAAAAGAAGTACTTGAGCATATGCAAAGTGATTACCCTGGTTTAAGTTTTGATACCATCTACAGAAATCTTTCTCTGTTCCAAGAGCTAGATATTTTGGAGGAGACAGAGCTTGAAGGGGAGAAAAGATATCGTATTACGTGTCAAACTCATTCTCATCATCACCATCTTATCTGCTTGACCTGTGGTCGCACTGAGCACTTTCATACTTGTCCTGTAAGTGAAGAAACTATTGCTCAGCAATTTCCTGCTTTTCAAGTGGAAGGGCATAAATTTGAAGTGTATGGAACATGTGGTTCATGTACAAAACAATCAATATCACAAAAAGCGTGA
- a CDS encoding metal ABC transporter ATP-binding protein: protein MTNQTILAEIKDVHFYYEDRHVLENVSLQLKKGSFLGLVGPNGSGKSTLIRLLLGLIKPVGGQVEIFGERVSQFQRWHKVGFVSQKASSFNSGFPATVYEVVSMGLYGKVGLFRFLTKKDKQKVHDAIAQVGMEEYTKQNIGELSGGQQQRVFIARALVSEPELLILDEPTVGVDVASVKTFYELLKNLNEQKGLTLLLITHDTGVMTKYVTEVACLNKTIHFHEPKEFEKNQDMLHVYRNNESTLKQSNRYEEVQV from the coding sequence ATGACTAATCAGACGATACTAGCAGAGATTAAGGATGTACACTTTTATTATGAAGATCGTCATGTTTTGGAAAATGTGTCCCTTCAACTTAAAAAGGGTTCTTTTTTAGGTTTGGTTGGACCAAACGGTTCGGGTAAATCTACACTTATTCGATTATTACTCGGGTTGATTAAACCAGTTGGTGGGCAAGTTGAGATTTTTGGAGAACGTGTGTCTCAGTTTCAAAGATGGCATAAGGTTGGATTTGTTTCTCAGAAAGCAAGTAGCTTTAATTCAGGATTTCCGGCAACTGTCTATGAAGTTGTTTCTATGGGTTTGTATGGAAAAGTAGGACTCTTTCGTTTTTTGACAAAAAAAGATAAACAAAAAGTTCATGATGCGATTGCACAAGTAGGCATGGAGGAATATACAAAGCAAAACATCGGAGAGTTATCAGGTGGGCAACAACAGCGTGTATTTATTGCACGTGCTTTAGTTAGTGAACCGGAGCTTCTTATTTTAGATGAACCGACAGTTGGTGTAGATGTTGCTAGCGTCAAAACATTTTATGAACTTTTAAAAAATCTAAATGAACAAAAAGGATTAACATTATTACTAATCACTCACGATACAGGTGTTATGACAAAGTATGTGACAGAAGTAGCTTGTTTGAATAAAACGATTCATTTTCATGAACCAAAAGAATTCGAGAAAAACCAAGATATGCTCCACGTTTATCGAAATAACGAAAGTACTTTAAAACAAAGTAATAGATATGAGGAAGTGCAAGTATGA
- a CDS encoding lytic transglycosylase domain-containing protein yields the protein MLQRFVFASLIALIMLSSYFAFDSYKLNQTVKDTEKELTRLTLEKDELELKTSTELSESTVPSYTQWLQSSELAEQLFKESDGRFKREWGLFLGELTQEKGMDPYIVYELLKVETGGSFDPTVEGPQTRFGVAYGMGQFMTNTAPWIADRANLEYKKEYLFEPLYSIQLSVEYLDYLYNEYEDWDYALTAYNRGMTGLEKYIENNGHAKSEYAVTIQQGVMQHDAIAFNK from the coding sequence ATGTTACAACGATTTGTCTTTGCAAGTTTAATAGCACTTATTATGCTGTCTAGTTATTTTGCGTTTGATTCTTACAAATTAAATCAGACAGTGAAAGATACAGAAAAAGAACTAACACGACTTACTCTTGAGAAAGATGAACTGGAGCTTAAAACAAGCACAGAACTATCTGAATCGACTGTACCTAGCTACACGCAGTGGTTACAATCTAGTGAGTTGGCTGAACAATTATTCAAAGAAAGTGATGGCCGATTTAAAAGGGAGTGGGGTCTATTCCTGGGTGAACTAACCCAAGAAAAAGGTATGGATCCTTATATCGTGTATGAGTTGCTAAAAGTTGAAACGGGCGGTAGCTTTGATCCCACTGTTGAGGGGCCGCAGACAAGGTTTGGTGTTGCATACGGAATGGGTCAGTTTATGACCAACACAGCGCCCTGGATTGCGGACAGAGCAAATCTTGAATACAAGAAAGAATATTTATTTGAGCCTCTGTATTCAATCCAGTTATCTGTAGAGTATCTAGATTATCTTTATAATGAATATGAAGACTGGGATTATGCCTTAACAGCTTATAATCGTGGTATGACTGGTCTTGAAAAATATATAGAGAATAATGGTCATGCTAAAAGTGAATATGCGGTAACCATTCAGCAAGGTGTAATGCAGCATGATGCGATTGCATTTAATAAGTAA
- a CDS encoding two-component system sensor histidine kinase NtrB, whose product MWDKHLDSEAASKKGSRSMMTNSSSALHSSFTLPSTQYSSYQPQRPYIEDLGFPFLKMDCHYKISGWNQAFLKTCQIDEKELENASFLDMCEQNEMFKLAKELMMLSTLTLKVEERLYEDDDTLVRVCVFPFSYFNCQYIMFEDLSYQKKFEHLLTFHHQMEAVSHIAAGVAHELRNPLSVIKGFLQLAKLTDDFHKYYDTILSELNRMNLIIEDFLSISRKKMTRSWQSPNVIIESLVQILKSECLLHDVNLQLDLTATKHNVSVHVNESMIKQVILNLLRNSIEAYGTSNTNRLFLVKTEIEDETFLITIKDNGKGMSDEVLNQLGKPFFTTKEKGNGIGIPLCKKIIEDHGGKFLISSEYNVGTQVKIFIPLIE is encoded by the coding sequence ATGTGGGACAAGCATCTAGACAGCGAAGCAGCCTCTAAAAAAGGGAGCCGAAGTATGATGACCAATTCTAGTTCAGCGCTTCATTCGTCATTCACCTTGCCATCAACACAGTATTCATCCTATCAACCACAAAGACCTTATATCGAAGATCTAGGATTTCCTTTCCTTAAGATGGATTGTCATTACAAAATTTCGGGATGGAACCAAGCTTTTTTGAAAACGTGTCAAATTGATGAAAAAGAACTTGAAAACGCCTCCTTTTTAGATATGTGTGAACAGAACGAGATGTTTAAGCTAGCTAAAGAATTAATGATGTTATCAACTTTAACCTTAAAGGTTGAAGAGAGGTTATATGAAGATGATGATACGTTAGTACGTGTGTGTGTCTTTCCATTTTCGTATTTCAATTGCCAATATATTATGTTTGAAGACCTTTCATACCAAAAAAAATTCGAGCATTTATTAACCTTTCATCATCAGATGGAAGCCGTATCACATATTGCGGCAGGAGTAGCCCATGAATTACGGAACCCATTGTCTGTCATAAAAGGTTTTCTTCAATTAGCAAAGCTGACTGATGATTTTCATAAATATTACGATACAATCCTATCCGAACTAAACAGAATGAACTTAATCATTGAGGATTTTTTATCTATTTCAAGAAAAAAAATGACCCGAAGCTGGCAATCGCCAAATGTCATCATTGAATCACTAGTGCAAATCCTTAAATCAGAATGTTTGCTTCACGACGTTAATCTTCAACTTGATCTTACAGCAACAAAACATAATGTAAGCGTACATGTGAACGAATCAATGATTAAGCAGGTCATCCTCAATTTATTGCGAAATTCTATTGAAGCTTATGGAACGTCGAATACAAACCGACTCTTTCTTGTCAAAACCGAAATTGAAGATGAGACCTTTTTAATTACAATTAAGGATAATGGAAAAGGGATGTCAGATGAGGTATTGAATCAGTTAGGTAAACCTTTTTTTACAACAAAAGAAAAGGGAAATGGTATAGGTATTCCTTTATGTAAGAAGATTATAGAGGATCATGGAGGGAAGTTTTTAATCTCAAGTGAGTACAATGTTGGTACTCAAGTGAAGATATTCATTCCGCTTATTGAATAA